The following proteins come from a genomic window of Rhinoraja longicauda isolate Sanriku21f chromosome 4, sRhiLon1.1, whole genome shotgun sequence:
- the sdc2 gene encoding syndecan-2 yields the protein MKNAWILLTLSLCMLANGELRQSVSATKMPWREEFYLEQAADNGEPVESGNWPVDDDDYDASGSGSGNFETEIEMVTFNPAQVNPDVKPTVDASRAVTVRVETTTQKKMVRKPVRTETTVDTLAKEETKKGDDFVIEKPTHNTDGDEVSAEKHSESLFQRTEVLAAVIAGGVIGFLFAIFLILLLIYRMRKKDEGSYDLGERKPSTTAYQKAPTKEFYA from the exons cgGCAGTCTGTGTCGGCGACCAAGATGCCTTGGCGTGAGGAGTTTTATCTCGAGCAGGCGGCCGACAATGGAGAGCCCGTGGAGTCTGGCAATTGGCCAGTTGACGATGATGACTACGATGCCTCCGGATCAGGCTCTG GGAATTTTGAAACGGAGATAGAAATGGTGACCTTTAACCCGGCACAAGTCAACCCGGACGTCAAGCCCACTGTAGACGCCTCACGAGCAGTGACTGTGCGAGTGGAAACTACCACGCAGAAGAAAATGGTCAGGAAACCCGTCCGAACGGAG ACAACTGTGGACACCCTGGCTAAAGAGGAGACAAAGAAAGGAGATGATTTTGTGATTGAGAAGCCAACTCATAACACTGATGGCGATGAGGTATCGGCAGAGAAACATTCGGAAAGTCTTTTCCAGAGAACAGAAGTGCTCGCAG CCGTTATTGCTGGAGGAGTCATCGGCTTCCTGTTCGCCATTTTCCTCATCTTGCTGTTGATCTACCGTATGAGGAAGAAGGACGAGGGCAGCTACGATCTGGGAGAACGTAAGCCTTCTACTACCGCCTATCAGAAGGCGCCTACCAAGGAGTTTTACGCGTAA